GTAGGTACAGCTTCCCCAACGTAAACAGCAACTGGTGGAGTTGCAGGACCAGTTCCCTGCGAGTTGAATGGCAGTACGACTATCTCATAGTTACGATCCTGAGTTAGATCTGTGAGTATAACCGATTCTGAGCTTATTCCCATTACATCTTGTTTGGGAGTTGCTTGAAGAGCAGTTGGGAAAtcagatatttgttggaaaaggaCACGATAACCGCCAGTTATAGCATCTCCATTCCAAAGAACTTTCTCTAGAGGATTCCAGTGAACACGAACGCTAGTAGTGGTTATCGGAACAACTCTCAAACCAGTTACTCCTTGCGAAGGAGCCGCTGAAAGAGTGCGCACTAATATACTTTCTTGGCTAAATGTTGATGGTCCCAAGTCGTTGGTTGCCTGAATTCTGAATTGGTATGTAGTGTGAGGTTTCAAATTCTGGGCCGTGTAGGAATTAACTGAAGGATCAACTCGTTCCGGAAGCGAAGTCCAAGGGCCCTCATTTTCTCGAAACTGAACTATGTAGTAACGTAGAGGAGCGAATCCATCTCTTCCTGGAGTCCAGCTAAACGTAATCTGATGCGCTTGGATCTGGCTTCTGGATATCTGGGGCGCTGATGGGGATTGTGGTCTTTCCCGATTATTAGTTGTGTATACTAAAACTGAAGCAGTGTTACCCCAACCTAGTCTTGTTTGTGCTGTTACGCTAAATATGTAATATCTTTCAGCTAACAGTTGGGTTGCTCGGAATGTCCTATCTGTCGGAGAGAATTCTCTACTATAATTCAAATTAGCACTTCCGTTCAATGAATAAGTGACTTTGTAGGCTAGAATCTCTCCATTCGGTTCTTCTGGAACATCCCAAATTATTCTTGCTGTCGAAAAGGATACATCGGGGAAGGAAACATTCGATGGAGCACCAGGAGTGTCCTCGAATGTTTGAATTCTAACAGGCGGAGTGCTAAGAGCTCCATCCCCCAATCGAGTGTAAGCCAACACTTGAATGTGATACACAACGTATTTTCTAAGTTCGGTTAAAGTCGTTGTGAACGATGCATTGTTGCTTATTGTTTTATGTTGCACTTGCACCCCGCGGTTAGCAGCTCCATAATACACTTTGTAACCATCAATTTGGCCGTTTCTGTGTTCTTTTGGAACCTCCCCCCATCTAACAACGATTGTGGTGGAGGACGTGGCATTGGCTTCAACTCCAAGGGGACCGAATGAAGGTACAGCTTCTCGGGTCCTTTCAACTGCTTTTGGACTTTGCCTGTTAGTAAGGAAAAACAGTGAAGAATGGGATAATTTGTTTAAAGATATAAAATTACAACTTACTTTGAGCATCCTACATCATTGCATGACTTCATAATCACTTCATAGACCGCCCATTCCTCCAAACTGTCCAGAACATGCGAGTTGGCTGTGTGATCTTCAATGAGCACCGACATCGCGGGAACTTTCGGACTACCATCAACTTGTCTGTACGTGATATTGTATCCTCTAGGATTCCCATACCACTCCGTCTGCTGCAGTGGAATCCATCGAACTCTTAATTCAGTTGCGCTCATGGCTCTTACAGTAACATTAAACGGTGGATGCATCGGCGGAGCTTGTATGGTTTGAAAGTCTTTTGTCGGCTCTGATGGTTCCGAGGAGCCTACCACATTGGTGGCAATGAGCCGCAATCGATATTGTGTGAAAGGCACTAATCCAGTGACAGTCAATGTCGAGGCGTCTGGATCGTAGATATCGAAAACTTTAAACCATGTTAAATTTCTTGCAGTTTGTGCCTCAACAGTCCACCGAGTAATCGATGAGTTCCCATCAAAGCCAGGAGTGAATTGAAGGACTACCGAGAATGCTTCTATATTTGACAGAGCCAGTTGCGTTGGTGCAGTTGGGAGAACTGGTTCTACTCCAGATTGTATAGTGGCTGTTTTTGCAGGACCTGGACCTACTTGAGTCCATGCGGTGATTTCAAACCAGTAGTGAGTGGTTGCTTGCAACTGATTGACTTCATAGTCGGTTCTGTCTGCAGTCAGGTTGACAAGCTTTCGAGTTTCTGGCTTATCCTTGATTTGGAAGCGAAGTTGATATCCGACAAGGATTCCATTGGCATTTTTAGGTGGGGTCCAAATCACTTTCACAGAGCGATCCGAAACATCGTTGAATTGCAGAGAAGCCACTTCGTCTGGAACATCTTCTTTGGTTTTCACAGGAACCATTTCGCTTCTGACGCCATCTCCAGGATCAGTGAAACAAAGGACGGTAATATTGTAGTCTGTGAATTTTTGTAGCCCTGTCATAACAGCACTTTGTTCTGCTAAGGGATCTAAGAGGCTGGGTGGAACTGTGATCATTCTCTCTTCACTTTCGTGTTCACCATCTCCTGCGATTTGGTATCGCCACGCTTGTATTTTGTAGCCTTGGTTGATACCATTAATTTGTTGTGGATTAGGTGGCTTCCAAGAAACTTTCACAGCTGTTGAATTGACCGCTATTGCTGTTACATTAGTCGGTGGAGCCTCAGGAATTCCCTCCTTTGTTTTGATTTTCGCTCCCTCCGTGAAAACGCCTACTCCCATGTTATTGTATGCCGCAACTTGCACTGTGTAATCCTTCCATGTGATGAGTTCTTGTATCAAATAATTCCTCTGGGCTTCGTTCGTTATATTCTGCGTGGTCCATGGACTATTGTTATAACCATAAAGCCTGTAGCGAATAATGTAACCGAGAATTTGTCCATTCCGGTGTTCTTCCAGAGGTGGTTGCCATTGAATGATGATTTCGGAGGATGAACGAGCTGAGCCAACGAAACCCACTGGAGGGCCAGATGGAGCTAGATCCAGAAAAATATAGAATTAGTAAAATATAGAAAAGTGTAAAGTTAGAATTGGTTAGTTCCATAGATACCTCTTTCAAGCGGTAATGCTACTTAAGCGTTTTATTGTATGGAAATAAAATATAGTTAAGAAAAAATTTCATGTTAGAATGAGATTGATAGTAAGTTAGTCAAAAGGTTTCAATGACGGTTATGATAATGATTTAAAAAATCCATTCAATGTGACGATATAATATTTCTATAGCAATCTATTATTTACATGCGAATTGTTGAACACACTTCAATGTTCCTAAACtaatgaaaaatctaaaatggGTTCTGAGAGTTAATGCTACTAAGTTGCCGCTAAGTTTTGCAGACTTTTTCCATAGCAGCGTAGTAAACCATTGTTAAAAAATGTTAGGaaaaatgatgatgaataaagtaaaaaaatgaataaattttagAGTGAACCATTGAAAAGATAGATTTACATAGGGTCATCCAATAAGCATGCCTGACtttcaaaattgaaaacttttttgcAGATCGCACTACACTGAATATCATTTTTTACATGAATTCAAATGATGCTGACGTTCAAGTCTTCGATATGAGGGTTTAATATGAGTACTGGCTGTGCAGGCATAATCCTACGATCCTCTTCGGAGACGGATCGATTTAAAGacgacaatcagagccccaatATATGGGCACAACTACAACCACCAccaaactcccacaaggggaccaatcgcaaataaccgggccgagagcgcatcctccaggaattttgCTGAAGCATATCCTTTCATGGAgccatctcggttcccatggtaccagataacctccggctTCGTAGCAAGTGCCACTTTAGATCAGTACCATTGAAGACTCGCGTCTAATCGCCCTCCTGAAGTAAAGTGGGCCATGTTTGAGCGTTTTCAAGGTCGCTATTTGCCCTTTTTCCTTCAGGTAGTCTggaaatttttagattttccagGATTACCAATCATAGTTCTTCATGGTGATGTTGTGGTTCTTGTGTACCATGTGCTTGGTTACTGGCGAGTTTATTTCGTTCGCCTTCCGTCCTTTCTATAATCCTTCCTCTATGTTTGAATTAGGAGATAGTTTGTTAGtcgaagtcttaaaatgaaagattaccTTAGAAggtatttttccttttcattggccAAAAGTATTTGGTGatatatacaaatacgtatttcggggaccaactgtcctcttcttcagtgttttatcttctgatagtttcctttacaatttttttcatagcTAGTCATGTAATTGTAATATCTTAAGATTCTATTCTTCTCCAGACACAAAGTATTAAATCACTTTATACGAGGCTAGAATATAACACACTCCATGCTTACTCCGCACACTTAAAAATCACCAAGAACACCGATGGAAGAAAGGGCGACATGACCGACCTATGGGAAAAAATCAATAGGGTCTACACCTGCGAAAAGGCCAGAAAGAGGAGCATattggaaaagaaattaaaggCGCTCATCACAACACAAGCGGGCCAGGGTGCAATAGAGAAACCGAAGGAAGAATTCACACCAAACTAAGGCGATCAACAGATCCAACGAAAACTTTACCCAGAAACAGCTTTCACTTCTCAATAAAGGCTTAAATTTCGCCATAAGAGACCCCACTTTCCACAAACAGGACATCATAATTGACGTCGAGATAGGAATCAAATATACATCACAAGAGGCGGTACCCGAGAAGAAATTAGCCGACTAGCAGACTCCGTTAAAAGATGGAAAAAGCTCTGGCCGAATGCAAGccattattaagaaagcagCCGAACTGAGACTGCCTAACCCCCCTAGAATCAATTGCCGCCCCAAGAAGGCAACAAGGTCTGAAAGATAATAGCAGCAACGAATTCACCGAtccaaaatattgcgaagtggctcttggaagaagtcaaaaggCTAGGCCTTAGAATAGGGAGACTTGCAGTGGGCAACGGTAGAGAAGCCATTGCCAGACTCAACGAGGTCGGGGGATATCAAGTGATGAAATCCtatccttcgacgtaaaagcgctgTTTCCAAGTGGACCGATGAAGGAAGCCCTATACTTGTTCGAAGAATGGCTCACCACACACGAAAACTCACCGAATGTAGGAAGAAGTAATGAACTACATCTTGGAAATAGCCAAGAAAAAtggatacaacaggaacctcatcaaaaaaacgaatcaaaaagaaactacacCAGGCCTCAAGAtagcaactttcaacactcctCCAAGAGGCGAACGCAGAACCTAGGCAACGGATAACATTAACCTGCTCGGGTCGGATGCAGAACACTAAAAAGCGGCTACATAAACATGGATTGCGGGTCACCTCGTCCAGCAGATGAcacctacttaggacccggttacaatcagttAAGGACGAAAAAGAGTGTACTGAAAAAAGCGTTATAAGATTTCCCGCTcagactgcgacaagatttactACGtagggcaaaaaaaacggctagTCCACATCAGGATGTTAGAACAGATAAAGGAGGCCGAATCCGCTAGAAATAAGGACAACCCACACATAAAGTCCGCGGTTGCTAGATATATCAAAGATTTTTGTTTCAACTGCTGTTTCCTGCTTGTGGGTATCGGCACCTGTTTCTCTTTTCTGGGTATCGCTGCTGCACACTTAGGTACGTTAGTTCCCTTCTCTTCAGCTACCCTTCCTTGTGTCTTATCAgatattctgtttttttttgtccatCTTCGTGGTGCTgagtatgtttttttttcatttttgaagtttttctcGCTTAGCGAGGCCGTGTACGTGCGATAATTCGTTGAGTTGAAGGTGACCATTTTTTGACTCCATGAGCGATTGGGGGTTATTGGTATGGTTCGTCGGGTGCGGGTGATTTTTCGGTGGATGTCAAACTTCACCTTTCCATCCTTGTTCATTATTTTGATCTTCAAGAAAGTAAGGCTCTGGTTCATGTTTATCTCCATTGTGCCACGACAaggactttttttttttctttaaactttctaccgttcacaagcggatcCGGCTCTTCGTGATCAGTttggcaattttattttatcaaatacctgatctggatgcaatatcgagacttttaaatccccatccagggtatcaaaccaccgttgtttcggccggccttttgcccgtttaccatcgactttggtgATCAGACCAATTtcgacaagtgaattctcgttggcgcgaattacgtgatcataccatcgaagacgcctcactcGCAACTTTGACCTTATCAGGAAGGACATCATCCATATATCTTACCCAGAATGGAGGGATTATTCCCTCCTTTTCATCTTCTCTTCCATTCCATGTTTTTCAAGCAAATTTCATTGAGTTGAAGGAAAAGACTATATTTGTTTCAATCAGGGATTTTTGATCGTTTTCATACGTAATCATTGTTTCAATTCTCTTACTTCAAAAAATCAAGTTTGTATGATTCAAACGTCAGTCCCGTGTTCAAAATGTTCTTGTCTAATGCCTACCATATAAttatggcgaaaccgatcacgacgagccgactccgcttgtgaacggggcaaaggtgaagaaaaagaaaaagttcgCAGGTAACCGGTGACCGGAACTTGTATGGATTCCAGCTCATCTGCCAATTTGGACTGTTCAGGCGACTGGAGATCGATTGAAAAGCGATTCGATCAATGGGCTTGCCGGAAAGAAGATTAGGCAAACCGATGCGTGTGTGGGTTAGTAGGTAACAcctgatatatgtatatattatgtgagaatatccacattcagttttgaatttgcaaagaactttgttagtaatagtgcgattcccaccaaacttagtagaatcatgctctacgttataccctacattgttgcaTTGTGGTGATAGAAGGgggcattattaactttatttgaacagagatatcggtatggagggtacttcgaagcctaggcaccgtatagtggcaggctCCGAATTTATTTCATCGCGCGAACGGGGAGGCGGGcaggattcagaaaatgcaagaatttccactgtAGGGCGTCGGGAACGCAAGATATGGCGGAAAATCGACGCCTCAAAAGTCTGGCCAAAATCGcggaatattgaaaatttcctcaacCCCCAAAAAATCACAAATGAAGAATAGATACtcttacatttaatcaaggagtcaatTCAGTTTttaccatcgttgtgataacagtgtataaaaggaaaaaaggatggaaaaaagccaagaacgtatactttttctgtatgagttcaaactcggtcataaagcagcggaagcGACCAGGAGcgttaacagcgcatttggagctgataaggtaagcgaacgaaccacacggcggtggttcgaaaaattccggtcaggcgacgtaaaccttcaaaatgagccACTTGGGCATCCcgaaccatcgattgacaacgacgagctgtgtttgctagtcgaatccgcacacgtcagtctgtgagataCTTTGCAGAGAGTATACTAAccaacagtttcccggcacttacaacaacttggaaaggtgaaaaagcttgacaaatgggtttcgcatgcatgcatgcatcgGAGCAAAACAatcgaatggaaatttacagTTCTTTGCTCTCCTGCAACAAAagtgatccctttttgcacagaatagtgacatgtgatgaaaagtgaatattaTACAACAATtgtcgccaatcagcacaatggctagatgctgatgagccagtgaagcatatgccgaaaccgagcctccatccgaagaaggcaaTGGTgattgtttggtggtctacagctggagctatccactattcttttttggcacctggagaaacgataaatactgttcccaactcgaggaaatgcaccaaaaattgagcattcaacagagatggtatgatactccttcacgcCAATACACCTCAAGTAtctagaacaacggttcaaaatttGAACGAATTGCGGTATGAGACTTtgtctcatccaccatattcgccGGACCTTTCGCAAAcggctaccacttttttaagcatttagatcattttttggcggaaaaacaatttaggaacgaagaggctgtcaaaattgccttcgacaaatttatcaacacctaacagttggacttctacgaaactgacatacatgctcttgtatctcgctgggagaagtgttttgaatcgactggcacctattttgattaaataaataaatttttgtaagctttacagtcgcttcaaattttagtaccaaatcggccttttcatatgcaacaacctaatatatattcgcagatatcgatatttcgggactCAGAAGCTAGTTGCTCCCTTCCTCAATCTGCCCTGAGTGAATAATGgagcaactggctcccgaaatatcgatatctgcgaataaatacaataggattGTCCCTAATCAAAACACAATCTATTCGTTTCATtttaactttttaaatttttgggatagttcCCCGTTTTGGGTCGACTCCAGGATAGTTTTAGACCACCGCCAACTCCTGTAAGTTATTACAAAATACAAGAACCTGGAACAAGTTTTTCTTACGTTGCTTTTAGGGCAGAGGTCGTCcagcgtctgatgggttgcctctgccctggacaaaaccttCAATCCATGACACAGGGAACATAAGGAGATGGAAGCTACCATTTGCGAGCTCCACCATAAGTGTATTCATTTTCAACTGCCAGATTTGGATATCCATATGTTCTCATATACTCTTCTACTGAAGGATAATTTATTGAGTTTCTTCGCAGTGAGAATCATTCTTAGATGCTTAGAGAAGAGGTTCATTCATGATGGCGAAAATGACATGTGTCGGAATGGATTTGGCTAGACCTTCATATTGACACAGCTAAGAGGCTGTGAACCTGTCCAGTTTTGCTTGATGTAATCACGGCAATTGATAGTGGATAAGGTTGCATATTTGGTTAGGCTTCCCCAAAGCGTTAAACTTTTGGTGGGGTGGAGCCCACTTTTTATACTAGACACGGTTCATAGAGCCAATCACAGCTGAAGCCTTTGTTAAAATGTCATCAAAATGTAGGTTGATCGTGAGTGAGCTGCCTATGGTTCTACGGGGAAACTTGATGTGAGTGGTGTATGAACCCCTTTGGAGTTTGACAAATTTTACGTTGTTGGAATTATTGATGTTAATAGAGGTGTCTACCTCTAAAATTTGCAAACTCATTCGCCTTTTTTTGGAAGTTGTTGAACGGTAACCACTGCATTTTGGGTTATGATCGGTGGATAAAAAAAATGGGTCATTCTGGGCGCATTCTATAAAGTTTAGCGATTGCTGAGCGCATGCGGTCTCGTTGAGGCAGTGCAATGTATCGCAGAGGATGCCATCAGGGAACGAATTAGGTAATGTGTTTGGAAAGCACATCCATCAGCTCAGCGGAGGAGAAATGTTGGGATACACAGACTAAAGTTGGTTTAGATGGGAGTAAATGCCAGAGCCGATCGTATTGGGTATCGGGCGATCTACTAGCTATGACAGGACAATTTGTGCTGAGTTTTATAAAAGTCCAGAAATCTGAGAGACTGGAAGAACACCTTATTTGCTTGATTTTGGTAGTCCAATGTTGGCGCCAAGCAACGCAGACTTTTTGCTAGTTgctatttgttggaaaagtggcttTCTGTGTTTGCGCAGTGTAGTGTGATATTTtaatttatgtgaatttcacGTCCAAAAAGACTCGGCCCTTCGGACAATAGAAGAGGTGGAAATTAAGATTacgctgtgctggctgttgctgATGTTAACCACCACAATGTCCCACATCCGTTCGAAGCTAGGTTGGTTTATCAACGCTAAATCCGGGATCACGAGGTGTTTCTATGTATTGTTTATAAGATGGTGGTGGGGTGGGTTTGCCATTGTttctaatttgaaaaattgttccGGAGAGCTTCACTAGCACTGCGCCTTTGACAGGCTAAAGTCATGCGTTAAAAACCTTTGGCATGTCCTATATAAATCTTAGTAGCTTATTTACTTTTGTTCTGTATAAACCCTGGTGGACGGTGGAGGGCAAACTAAACTATACGGAACTTTTTAAAAAGTAATATTAGCTTTAAAGCTGATGGCGACACCCTTAAGCAAATTTGACCTGAGTGTGATAATAGTAGTAAAATCGGAAATAGAATAATTTCTGTTCTGGTCGTCATAGTTAAAAAAATCTGCCAGTGCAACTGCGTCAACATATTTGATTTAGAATGTTTTGATATAGAATTaccttttggaggagtgtctcTGCTACGAGACCTCGGGACTGTTCATGCTTCCCGTCCCAAAGAAGACTACGGTCGTCGGCTTTTCTATTGATTAGGATTGGACTGCTGCAACAAAACAGTGGAGGTCTATGCGACGGAGACAGTGAAAATGTTGAAGTCGTGGTTAGAAAAGGCCAGGATGAATCTAGCTCAAATTGTACATCTTGATGATTTAACGTGAATATCCGCCGTGTTGCCCTAACTCCACGGTCTTTTTAAGACTATAATCGGAGCCCCTGTACGACAGGTATCGTTGGgccagtttatactgagtgcaggttcagcattcaCACTGGTGGATACAAAACCTACTTAAAGCCTCTACCGAACTGAGCAGTACAGCACTCGAGTTCACGCTCGATTTCCGAAGGACTCTATCCGTAATGTGGACGTTACCACAACTCCCTCGAAATTTCCACTAAAGGCCCAATTGTAAATAACCGAGCCGAGAACACATGGCCCAGGAATTCTCTTGAGACATATGAACTAGGATGGCGAACGTGGCTGAAGTCATTTCAAATGAATCTCCctgcaggctcgggtctgacCGCCGGAAGCCTTGaagtattcgcctactgcatcacgatttCCCGGCCTCACTCGTGGTTCTCCTTGGTCACTTGGTGGTGATTCcatcgacagggttgctgccccgtccgCCTGTTCAAACAAGGTACTAACAAACTGTACCAAAAAAACACTTTCAAAGTAGAATTTGTCTCTAAGGCATCTACCAAAGTTTACCAACTGCAGCGATTTTAGAATGACTTCAGATGAAATGATGGGCCCACAAACTCAAAGGGGTGGCTCGGGGAGACCAGCTACTATATTAGCCGGTTCCTTACTCAAGCGGATCTTCTCTGatttggattggatgattcaTACAATTACCCTGGATATGGTAGCATGTCAAAAAATCCAGAGATTGTGATGTTTCTCTACACGAGATTGGCAGTGAAAGAAGAAACTGAAACGAAACGTTGAGGACAAAGGTGAGCCGGAAAAGTGTAATTGAAGAGATGCTCAAGTCGAAGGAGGGCTTGGAGTTGCTCCGCAACTGTAAAAATGCAGAACGAGCTACCGAAAGAGACGAAGAGAAGGGAGAGGACATATGAGGAAATATGAGAAGCCTATTTTTTGGGCATCAGTAATGCTGCGATAAAAAAACGAGTACCGgctaaggttttatttttcatccAGACGAAAGATTTTGTCCACAAAAACTGGAAAGATTCTTTTAGAATTTGCGCGTCTTCTATAGTATGGGAAATCTATGCAGCAGGGGCCAACGCTTTAACATCCTGGACGCACTCATTGAGGATGAGGAGTAAAGTCAATATTTAAGGATTCAGGCATGCCTATTGGTAGAcccttttaaaaaaatgtataaatgaGTCCTAGGTCAATACTGTGGTTCGAATCAAAACGAAGATAAAAACAACTTATATATACTTATATACAAATAAAAGCTACTGATTTCCTGCTCCACccattgcaaaataaaaaataagccCTTTCCCCTTTATTAGATTGACATATATAGATATTAGCATGCAATTCAATCTACTCACCTTCTTGTGGTAATTCAATAATGTTACTCGGTTCTGATGGGGATCCTTCGCCCACCCGATTAACTGCACTTACGCGGAATTGATAGACAGTCGCAGCCTTTAAATTGGTCAATAAAACCCAACGTTGTGATGCTGACACATTGCTTAGTTCGGTTATCCAATTAAGAAGCGGATCTGGAATCGGACCTAAAAATTCTTCTACAGTTAGATGTTCAGATAATTTGGCAGAAGTAGTAGGTAGAGTAGGTGGTAGTAGATTTGGTATGCATGAGTATGATTCGAAGAGTAATATTGTGTGTACGAACGGAGAAAGAACGAGacgaacaaaaagaaaacacaCAAAAGAAAATATGTAAGCCGATCAGTGTgtactttcttttttcaaatataagcAGTTACCTAGTTCAGATACTTCGCGTCTTTGTACTATGAATTTTTGTATTTGACTATTCCCATCGAATCCTGGTGTCCAAGATACATTGATGACCCGTGGGTTCTCTGCGTCAATGCGTTCAGCTTTGATATTTGTCGGTGGAAATGGCAATTCGATAACGCTCAGTTGGGCCGAGCGTGTTTCGTTACCACCTGGGGAGGTGACCATGCAAGAGTAGGTGCCAACGTCAGCGGCTCGAACCGCTTGGATTTCCAAGGTGCCATCAGCTTGCACTCCAATTCGTTGGGAGTTCATAATTGGGGCAGTTTGACCTTCGCGATACCAATCAATGTTGTAAGGTACGGAAGGGTCACTTGACACCTTACACTGCAGGGATGCTGTCAAGCCTAGTAGGACTGTTGTATCCACTGGGGGTTGGATTATTTGGGTTCGAactggaaaaataataaaatatgaatTTGAGTTAAATTTTGAAgtggtttgatttttttttaaataggtaTAACAATAGGCAAAATATTTAAAACCAATTAACCAATTAAAAGCGTGACACTTGTATCCTTATGTCCTTGAATACCGTAAATGTACACATGATTACTTATTAAGCGTAGACTATTCATTCAGAGCTGTAACGACGAAGTACTTGGAAGTCAAATATCATCCACCATAGTACGAATGCCGAACAAATATTAATTCTCCCAAGACCTCGAAACATTTCACCCTTTCGTACTCAAAGAAAATTACTTTCAAGCAATTCAAAAAgcaaattcaatttgaaatggTAATGAGCATTTTCAGTTTATCAATTTATCAAATTCCGCAAAATTTAACAAAGTGACGACAGCAAATAATATGAACAAACAAGTAAAACGTATTAACATCCAGACAGATTTACAACCACGGGGAGAGTATCTCGTTGTTTTAGATACTCGTATAGCTGCTCTGGTTATTGGTCTTATTATATTAGCATCTCTAGCGTCTACTTAACAGCACGTTCGCCACTTATTTCAATACTTACCAAGGACTCCTAAATACGCTTCGCCGCTTACAGTCCCTGCTTCGTTAGAACGATTGCATGAATATAAGCCAGCGTCAAGTT
The DNA window shown above is from Hermetia illucens chromosome 5, iHerIll2.2.curated.20191125, whole genome shotgun sequence and carries:
- the LOC119656708 gene encoding protein sidekick isoform X2, whose amino-acid sequence is MEERERKRRTFVEGVPRFGIILLVVWLVLAKCSHAIDGIQVQPPRFVTHPSSSASMVNEGRTKILQCHALGSPQPSYRWLKDGVPVGDFSSSQYYRIHNTRREDAGNYQCIAKNDAGTIFSEKIDVVVAYMGVFENVTESRLSVQSGHPAIFTLPPIESVPSPSVVWQDERGALNYDIKYAYTKRNELIILSAEEADQKAYRARAINTQLGKEENSAFIHLNVTGDPYTEIAPEIIVHPEDMKIKRGESVALLQCIANARSLYEVETLWLKDGIFIENAGIDYTLNDQWNRTLALLSANLTHSGEYTCQVRLRSGGYPTVTASAIVVVQEPPYFFSPLRTETLGEYGSPLELHCDVLGEPPPSVTWYRNAEPLDLSVDKYVVKEDNTLIIKKLTMDDSAMFQCLASNDAGEKSLYTWLRVKTSDKLENNPSRIKNSFCSYYATNKHCKLLNRLKRLAQPRIIRVRATSTSGRRKHKDFRYDTASKSLIKKKASTPIMEQPPQNVTVLDGKDATISCRAVGAPTPNITWIYNKTQPVEVSSRVQILESGDLLISNVRELDAGLYSCNRSNEAGTVSGEAYLGVLVRTQIIQPPVDTTVLLGLTASLQCKVSSDPSVPYNIDWYREGQTAPIMNSQRIGVQADGTLEIQAVRAADVGTYSCMVTSPGGNETRSAQLSVIELPFPPTNIKAERIDAENPRVINVSWTPGFDGNSQIQKFIVQRREVSELGPIPDPLLNWITELSNVSASQRWVLLTNLKAATVYQFRVSAVNRVGEGSPSEPSNIIELPQEALPLERAPSGPPVGFVGSARSSSEIIIQWQPPLEEHRNGQILGYIIRYRLYGYNNSPWTTQNITNEAQRNYLIQELITWKDYTVQVAAYNNMGVGVFTEGAKIKTKEGIPEAPPTNVTAIAVNSTAVKVSWKPPNPQQINGINQGYKIQAWRYQIAGDGEHESEERMITVPPSLLDPLAEQSAVMTGLQKFTDYNITVLCFTDPGDGVRSEMVPVKTKEDVPDEVASLQFNDVSDRSVKVIWTPPKNANGILVGYQLRFQIKDKPETRKLVNLTADRTDYEVNQLQATTHYWFEITAWTQVGPGPAKTATIQSGVEPVLPTAPTQLALSNIEAFSVVLQFTPGFDGNSSITRWTVEAQTARNLTWFKVFDIYDPDASTLTVTGLVPFTQYRLRLIATNVVGSSEPSEPTKDFQTIQAPPMHPPFNVTVRAMSATELRVRWIPLQQTEWYGNPRGYNITYRQVDGSPKVPAMSVLIEDHTANSHVLDSLEEWAVYEVIMKSCNDVGCSKQSPKAVERTREAVPSFGPLGVEANATSSTTIVVRWGEVPKEHRNGQIDGYKVYYGAANRGVQVQHKTISNNASFTTTLTELRKYVVYHIQVLAYTRLGDGALSTPPVRIQTFEDTPGAPSNVSFPDVSFSTARIIWDVPEEPNGEILAYKVTYSLNGSANLNYSREFSPTDRTFRATQLLAERYYIFSVTAQTRLGWGNTASVLVYTTNNRERPQSPSAPQISRSQIQAHQITFSWTPGRDGFAPLRYYIVQFRENEGPWTSLPERVDPSVNSYTAQNLKPHTTYQFRIQATNDLGPSTFSQESILVRTLSAAPSQGVTGLRVVPITTTSVRVHWNPLEKVLWNGDAITGGYRVLFQQISDFPTALQATPKQDVMGISSESVILTDLTQDRNYEIVVLPFNSQGTGPATPPVAVYVGEAVPTGEPRAVEAAPISSTEVRLRWKPPKLNMQNGDLLGYKIFYLVTDSPQELEEGRTHEEEIEVVPASTTSHSLVFLDKFTEYKIQILAFNPAGDGPRSAAITVKTLQGLPGPPANLKFDEITMQSLKVSWEPPKKRNGEILGYLVTYETTEENEKFSKQVKQKVTGTSLFIQTLEEEVTYTFTVRAQTIDYGPAISGNVTTGPQEGSPIAPRDLILSKGVSSVDMHWVNGPSGRGPILGYYIECKKRENDNSYIYDSRWETISKTTSGPVQDFSVSFQSLLPSTAYTFRVISYNKYGISYPVVSKDTILTPSKLYLEYGYLQHKPFYRQTWFMVALAATSIVIIIMVIAVLCVKSKSHKYKQEIQKTLEESMAMSVDEREGLALDIYRARHAAGGGSSTINSAGTLSRRTIGTLSRKPPHGPPPALGKSPPRPSPASVAYHSDEESLKCYDENPDDSSVTEKPSEVSSSDSQHSESENESVRSDPHSFVNHYANVNDSLRQSWKRQKPVRNYSSYTDSEPEGVTSLNGGQIIVNNMARSRAPLPGFSSFV